One Dysidea avara chromosome 7, odDysAvar1.4, whole genome shotgun sequence genomic region harbors:
- the LOC136259880 gene encoding heparan sulfate glucosamine 3-O-sulfotransferase 5-like — MRRCYIQWLLWPVLCLTVIFVYIQSTKQHQPTGSTKSSVTEKSSNNIISKFNQKFPRIFIIGFGKAGTRVLYETLLLHNNVVGPRQEMRFFDEHYNNGFSWYLHKLPLPKPNQQVAEKSPSYILHPEVLGRLITDSKLVGVGLDELKFVVIFRHPIVRAISEYVEWQMLRTQMHQKLLPTFGKVALDSKGKVTHFKPVNHSIYVHYVKQWLKVFSREQFCFVDGDQFAEHPYEVFSQLEKCLGLPPQILQQNFHWMKDRNLFCLSRNNIIKCPSLTKGRPHPFVKENVVDALMDYYKPFNEQLYALTDAVVNKTII; from the exons ATGAGACGTTGTTATATACAGTGGTTGTTGTGGCCAGTCTTGTGTCTAACTGTAATCTTCGTGTATATACAGTCCACAAAGCAGCATCAGCCTACTGGTAGTACTAAAAGTTCAGTAACAGAGAAAtcaagtaataatattatatctaAGTTTAATCAGAAATTTCCCCGTATTTTCATAATTGGTTTCGGCAAAGCAGGGACCAGAGTGTTGTATGAAACACTGCTGCTGCACAATAACGTAGTGGGACCCAGGCAAGAGATGAGATTCTTTGATGAACATTACAATAATGGTTTCAGCTGGTATCTTCACAAACTGCCCTTACCAAAGCCCAATCAGCAGGTTGCTGAAAAGAGTCCCAGTTATATTCTTCATCCTGAGGTGTTGGGGCGGTTGATAACTGATAGTAAACTTGTTGGTGTGGGACTGGATGAACTGAAGTTTGTGGTGATATTCCGACACCCGATTGTCCGTGCTATATCAGAGTATGTTGAGTGGCAGATGCTGAGGACTCAGATGCATCAGAAATTATTACCAACTTTTGGTAAAGTAGCACTAGATTCCAAAGGGAAAGTCACACATTTTAAGCCTGTTAATCACAGTATATATGTGCATTATGTCAAACAGTGGCTGAAAGTGTTCAGCCGAGAACAATTTTGTTTTGTCGATGGTGATCAGTTTGCTGAACATCCTTACGAAGTGTTTAGCCAGTTGGAGAAATGTCTTGGCCTGCCTCCACAGATCTTGCAGCAGAATTTTCACTGGATGAAGGACAGAAACTTGTTTTGTTTGTCTCGCAATAACATTATAAAATGCCCATCATTGACCAAAGGAAGACCTCATCCGTTTGTAAAGGAAAATGTCGTGGACGCTTTGATGGACTACTATAAACCATTTAATGAGCAATTATATGCTTTAACTG ATGCAGTGGTCAACAAGACAATCATCTGA
- the LOC136259879 gene encoding cyclin-dependent kinase-like 2, whose protein sequence is MEKYENLGLVGEGSYGMVLKCRHRETKQIVAIKKFLESEEDKMVKKIALREVRMLKQLRHENLVNLIEVFRRKKRLFLVFEFVDHTVLDDLEKFPTGMEAQAVRKCIWQVFKGIEFCHLHHVIHRDVKPENILISKKGVVKLCDFGFARTLANPGEVYTDYVATRWYRSPELLVGDTDYGKAVDVWAIGCVFCEMLSGEPIFPGDSDIDQIYLIIKCLGNLTAKHREVFRKNDLFVGMRLPEARELNPLEKRYPHSGLLVMDIIKCCLKLDPTERSSCTQLLQHKYFTHDNFAEKFTVELRQKVQKEYEDNPLLKTLGITIHGSLHDYLHPKEASDKLIQRESSTIQAQLTSRDHHHPTTLDDHAGRHLYPPHHHHHHHGYGSQMSNGYDTSAATDITVPVEEKKKKKKHKKTSQEHHHHTHLTAKYHTTHTMDNGPMLDEVRQKIAQIKKSHHKPSSIAGTPVYGSQTSMTQRDDTLPLMTHVTAPTPMLQRRTSLPKQISPPHSQLGGRSGPSSTIVGPTSTISMTSLSHNFDQLSEKAYSDIISGVPPYRPQKIKLPAQEKVLREEKYTAITPQVSPALSRNTKVKPKQSKVTLPHLKGDISDSKKQSAMTPLSSTGTSSKPLLLTTMPLISTTDPFQKGIGMKTPHSPPTSERSSHHDISNFPLV, encoded by the exons ATGGAGAAATATGAGAACCTTGGATTGGTGGGTGAGGGCTCCTATGGAATGGTGCTGAAGTGTAGACATCGTGAAACAAAACAAATTGTGGCCATCAAAAAGTTCCTTGAATCTGAAGAAGATAAAATGGTGAAGAAAATTGCACTTCGCGAAGTGCGCATGTTGAAG CAACTTCGACATGAGAATCTCGTTAATTTAATTGAAGTATTTCGACGCAAGAAAAGATTATTCCTTGTTTTTGAGTTTGTGGATCACACAGTGCTCGATGACCTGGAAAAATTTCCAACTGGAATGGAAGCCCAAGCAGTACGCAAGTGTATTTGGCAAGTCTTTAAAGGAATTGAGTTTTGCCATTTGCATCAT GTGATACACAGAGATGTGAAACCTGAAAATATTCTAATTTCCAAAAAAGGAGTCGTAAAATTGTGTGATTTTGGATTTGCAAGAACTTTAG CCAATCCAGGGGAAGTGTACACAGACTATGTAGCTACAAGATGGTACAGGTCTCCTGAACTACTAGTAGGTGACACTGACTATGGCAA AGCGGTGGATGTTTGGGCTATAGGATGTGTGTTTTGTGAGATGCTCTCTGGTGAGCCAATCTTTCCAGGAGACTCTGACATTGACCAGATCTACCTCATCATCAAATGTCTTG GAAACTTAACTGCAAAACATCGAGAAGTATTTAGAAAAAATGATTTATTTGTTGGCATGAGGCTACCTGAAGCAAGAGAACTAAATCCACTAGAGAAACGATACCCTCACAGTGGACTACTTGTAATGGACATCATCAAG TGTTGTTTGAAGTTGGATCCTACTGAGAGGTCATCATGTACTcaactactacaacacaaatacTTTACACATGATAACTTTGCTGAAAAATTTACAGTTGAATTACGGCAAAAAGTTCAAAAGGAATATGAAGACAATCCACTATTAAAAACACTAGGAATTACAATACATGGTAGTTTACATGACTACCTACATCCCAAAGAAGCTAGTGATAAACTAATACAGAGAGAATCATCTACCATACAAGCCCAGCTAACTAGTAGAGATCATCACCACCCAACAACACTTGATGACCATGCAG GACGACACTTATATCCAccacaccaccaccaccaccaccatggATATGGTAGCCAGATGTCCAATGGTTATGACACATCTGCTGCTACAGATATTACTGTACCAGTAgaggaaaagaagaaaaagaaaaaacataAAAAG ACATCTCAAGAACATCACCACCATACCCACCTCACCGCTAAATACCACACCACCCACACTATGGATAACGGACCAATGTTGGATGAAGTACGGCAGAAGATAGCACAAATTAAAAAATCACACCACAAACCATCATCCATAGCTGGTACTCCAGTGTATGGCTCACAAACAAGCATGACTCAAAGAG ATGACACACTACCACTGATGACTCATGTCACTGCTCCTACTCCAATGTTACAACGAAGGACTTCCCTTCCAAAACAAATATCACCTCCTCATAGTCAACTGGGTGGAAG GTCTGGTCCTAGCAGTACAATAGTAGGACCCACCAGTACTATATCAATGACTAGCTTATCTCATAATTTTGACCAACTATCAGAGAAGGCTTACTCTGATATTATTTCTGGAGTGCCGCCATACAG ACCACAGAAAATAAAGCTCCCAGCTCAGGAGAAAGTTTTAAGGGAAGAGAAGTACACAGCAATTACACCTCAAGTGTCCCCAGCACTATCGAGAAACACTAAAGTCAAACCAAAGCAAAGTAAAGTGACACTACCTCATCTTAAAGGAGACATTTCTG ACTCAAAGAAACAATCGGCAATGACTCCATTAAGTAGTACGGGCACATCCAGTAAGCCATTACTATTAACCACCATGCCTTTAATATCTACCACCGACCCATTCCAGAAAGGAATAGGAATGAAG ACACCTCATTCTCCTCCTACTTCTGAAAGATCATCTCATCATGATATTTCCAATTTCCCTCTGGTCTAG
- the LOC136262048 gene encoding protein CDV3 homolog isoform X1 codes for MAEDLDSFFKKKKSKGKKKYTTSDAIKKAVEDSQKVEEQKKSLTNDEDVRTVDPQDDEWIEVKKVEADLSSLKVQSFGTNQSEETGDASEEILPVKEDITEKEAAQGGKQGPWNVSTASATVTPTPVTTTTTTAEADDIPEVPNVSMGKYVPPSLRNKQQQQQQVSSGRKQPSRYPKKPPDITSQQAFPSLLSNKEESSSDQESIKQQQQQQQQINMARGIREPIVEHHNRYTALSES; via the exons ATGGCCGAGGATTTGGATAGTTTCTTTAAAAAGAAGAAATCGAAGGGGAAAAAGAAGTACACTACAAGTGACGCCATTAAAAAAGCAGTGGAGGATTCACagaaagttgaagagcaaaagaAAAGCCTCACGAATGATGAAGACGTACGCACCGTAGACCCG CAAGATGATGAATGGATTGAAGTAAAGAAAGTTGAAGCTGATCTGTCAAGCCTTAAAGTTCAATCATTTGGAACCAA CCAATCGGAAGAAACTGGGGATGCTTCAGAAGAGATACTTCCTGTCAAAGAAGATATTACAGAAA AAGAGGCTGCACAAGGAGGTAAACAAGGACCGTGGAATGTGTCAACTGCATCTGCAACAGTCACACCAA CCCCagtcactactactactactactgctgagGCTGATGATATTCCAGAGGTTCCTAATGTGTCGATGGGTAAATACGTCCCTCCGTCACTACGTAataaacaacaacagcagcaacaagTCTCATCAGGAAGGAAGCAACCTTCCCGCTATCCTAAGAAACCCCCAGACATCACCAGCCAGCAAGCTTTTCCATCACTTTTATCAAATAAAGAGGAAAG TTCTAGTGATCAAGAATCAAtcaaacaacagcagcagcagcaacaacagatCAACATGGCAAGAGGGATCAGAGAACCGATTGTTGAACATCACAATAGATACACAGCACTAAGTGAATCTTGA
- the LOC136262048 gene encoding protein CDV3 homolog isoform X2: MAEDLDSFFKKKKSKGKKKYTTSDAIKKAVEDSQKVEEQKKSLTNDEDVRTVDPQDDEWIEVKKVEADLSSLKVQSFGTNQSEETGDASEEILPVKEDITEKAAQGGKQGPWNVSTASATVTPTPVTTTTTTAEADDIPEVPNVSMGKYVPPSLRNKQQQQQQVSSGRKQPSRYPKKPPDITSQQAFPSLLSNKEESSSDQESIKQQQQQQQQINMARGIREPIVEHHNRYTALSES, translated from the exons ATGGCCGAGGATTTGGATAGTTTCTTTAAAAAGAAGAAATCGAAGGGGAAAAAGAAGTACACTACAAGTGACGCCATTAAAAAAGCAGTGGAGGATTCACagaaagttgaagagcaaaagaAAAGCCTCACGAATGATGAAGACGTACGCACCGTAGACCCG CAAGATGATGAATGGATTGAAGTAAAGAAAGTTGAAGCTGATCTGTCAAGCCTTAAAGTTCAATCATTTGGAACCAA CCAATCGGAAGAAACTGGGGATGCTTCAGAAGAGATACTTCCTGTCAAAGAAGATATTACAGAAA AGGCTGCACAAGGAGGTAAACAAGGACCGTGGAATGTGTCAACTGCATCTGCAACAGTCACACCAA CCCCagtcactactactactactactgctgagGCTGATGATATTCCAGAGGTTCCTAATGTGTCGATGGGTAAATACGTCCCTCCGTCACTACGTAataaacaacaacagcagcaacaagTCTCATCAGGAAGGAAGCAACCTTCCCGCTATCCTAAGAAACCCCCAGACATCACCAGCCAGCAAGCTTTTCCATCACTTTTATCAAATAAAGAGGAAAG TTCTAGTGATCAAGAATCAAtcaaacaacagcagcagcagcaacaacagatCAACATGGCAAGAGGGATCAGAGAACCGATTGTTGAACATCACAATAGATACACAGCACTAAGTGAATCTTGA